One region of Streptomyces subrutilus genomic DNA includes:
- a CDS encoding sensor histidine kinase, whose protein sequence is MRRSLAGVALAVTSMVALSFLIPLAALVMSLVKEQSVTAAEQRAAALAPVLTLTTDPSALRESAASLDATEHLVVHLPGAPAIGSSRAPAALLERAQRGRESISRQIPAGWICLQPVVLPGDRVAVIENFVPEAELTRGVKASWAVMLLLAVGLVGGSVLVADRLGAKVVRSSKRLAQASHALGEGNLDARVEPMGPRELRDAGVAFNAMAHRMTELLAVERELVADLSHRLRTPLTALHLASERMAGSPESARVEAAVGALETELQAIIAAARTPLAVGPMGHGLRGTDADPGPAHHTPGAPAAGPRCEAAEVVRRRTAFWAVLAEQQDRPCFLELTQEPAPVSLPDDDIAAVVDALIGNVFRHTPSGTPFGVRVVRTAQAVELVVEDAGPGIPDPDRAQSRGSSTGSSGLGLDIARRAAAVTGGSMRIARGPLGGAHITVVFALAPPVPSGRRARISRRRTGWPRGR, encoded by the coding sequence TTGAGACGCTCACTGGCCGGAGTGGCGCTCGCCGTGACCTCCATGGTCGCCCTCTCCTTCCTCATACCGCTGGCCGCCCTGGTGATGTCGCTCGTCAAGGAGCAGAGCGTCACCGCGGCCGAGCAGCGGGCCGCCGCCCTGGCTCCCGTACTGACGCTCACCACGGATCCCTCCGCCCTGCGGGAATCCGCCGCGAGCCTGGACGCCACCGAGCACCTGGTGGTCCACCTGCCCGGCGCCCCCGCCATCGGCAGCTCCCGAGCCCCCGCGGCCCTGCTCGAACGGGCCCAGCGCGGCCGCGAGTCCATCTCCCGGCAGATCCCCGCCGGCTGGATCTGCCTGCAGCCGGTGGTGCTGCCCGGCGATCGGGTCGCCGTCATCGAGAACTTCGTCCCCGAGGCCGAACTGACCCGCGGGGTCAAGGCCTCATGGGCGGTCATGCTCCTCCTCGCCGTGGGCCTGGTCGGCGGCTCCGTGCTGGTCGCCGACCGCCTCGGGGCGAAGGTGGTCCGGTCCTCCAAACGGCTCGCGCAGGCGTCCCACGCGCTGGGCGAGGGCAACCTGGACGCCCGGGTGGAACCCATGGGCCCCAGGGAACTGCGCGACGCGGGCGTCGCGTTCAACGCGATGGCCCACCGGATGACCGAACTGCTCGCCGTGGAACGCGAACTGGTCGCCGACCTGTCCCACCGGCTGCGCACCCCGCTGACCGCCCTGCACCTGGCATCGGAACGGATGGCGGGCTCACCGGAGTCGGCCAGGGTCGAGGCGGCGGTGGGCGCGCTGGAGACGGAGCTCCAGGCCATCATCGCGGCGGCGCGCACCCCGCTCGCCGTGGGCCCCATGGGCCACGGCCTGCGCGGAACGGACGCCGACCCGGGCCCTGCCCACCACACCCCCGGCGCGCCGGCGGCCGGTCCCCGCTGCGAGGCGGCCGAAGTCGTCCGCCGCCGGACCGCCTTCTGGGCCGTCCTGGCGGAGCAGCAGGACAGGCCCTGCTTCCTCGAACTCACCCAGGAGCCCGCGCCCGTCAGCCTCCCGGACGACGACATCGCCGCCGTGGTGGACGCGCTCATCGGCAACGTCTTCCGCCACACCCCCTCCGGCACCCCGTTCGGCGTCCGCGTGGTCCGTACGGCCCAGGCCGTGGAACTGGTCGTGGAGGACGCGGGTCCGGGCATCCCGGACCCGGACCGCGCCCAGTCCCGCGGGAGCAGCACCGGCTCGTCGGGGCTCGGCCTCGACATCGCCCGCAGGGCCGCGGCCGTCACGG
- a CDS encoding response regulator transcription factor, translating into MPSVLVVEDDPSIRQSLIEVLAEHGYAVRSAADGFGALREVTQVPVDAVVLDLGLPDLDGGDALRMIRGISSVPVLVATARDDEAEIIKLLNAGADDYLVKPFSGGQLIARLSAVLRRSSHLPPAHAAHPAQAGQGPRPAPAAEPLRATTVGELAVDPGARTAYLAGRELHLTRREFDLLAFLAHHTGQVVSKRRLLTEVWREPYVDDQTVDVHLSSLRRKLGERAVAPRYLLTVRGVGIKLVAPR; encoded by the coding sequence ATGCCCAGCGTCCTGGTCGTGGAAGACGACCCCAGCATCCGCCAGTCACTGATCGAAGTCCTGGCCGAGCACGGGTACGCCGTACGCAGCGCGGCCGACGGGTTCGGCGCCCTGCGCGAGGTCACCCAGGTGCCCGTCGACGCGGTGGTCCTCGACCTGGGACTGCCCGATCTGGACGGAGGAGACGCACTGCGCATGATCCGGGGCATCTCCTCCGTCCCCGTACTCGTGGCCACCGCCCGCGACGACGAGGCGGAAATCATCAAGCTCCTCAACGCGGGCGCCGACGACTACCTGGTCAAGCCCTTCTCCGGGGGACAGCTCATCGCCCGCCTCTCCGCCGTCCTCCGGCGCTCCAGCCACCTCCCCCCGGCCCACGCCGCCCACCCCGCGCAGGCCGGTCAGGGCCCGCGTCCCGCGCCCGCCGCCGAACCCCTGCGCGCCACCACCGTGGGCGAGCTGGCCGTCGACCCCGGCGCGCGCACCGCGTACCTGGCCGGCCGGGAGCTCCACCTGACCCGCCGGGAGTTCGACCTGCTGGCCTTCCTCGCCCACCACACCGGGCAGGTCGTCTCCAAACGGCGGCTGCTGACCGAGGTGTGGCGCGAGCCGTACGTGGACGACCAGACCGTCGACGTGCACCTGTCCTCCCTGCGCCGCAAGCTCGGCGAACGCGCGGTCGCCCCGCGCTACCTGCTGACCGTCCGCGGTGTCGGCATCAAACTGGTGGCGCCGCGTTGA
- a CDS encoding thioredoxin family protein, whose protein sequence is MPSRLLRPARAGRRATQPRSTGALGVRLPLAAAAVVAAGLTAACGPSSQPVGAASPSAAGQSAQTLPAGTRSASPSASASAEASPTASPSPSASPATVSASAKAPSRAQTTPPAPKPARTSAAPAPARVPGPGYDSSADAQKLIDAALGAAKADGRMVLLDFGANWCGNCKAADKVFAQPQTSAILGASYHLVKIDIGGDSSANSALLRKYSPSGGSYKMPVLIVVSPSGTVRTDTHATGNPALTSEGLGSFLRQWAS, encoded by the coding sequence ATGCCTTCTCGCCTCCTCCGACCCGCCCGCGCGGGCCGCCGCGCCACCCAGCCCCGCTCCACCGGGGCCCTGGGGGTGCGACTGCCGCTGGCCGCCGCGGCCGTGGTCGCCGCCGGACTGACCGCGGCCTGCGGGCCGTCGTCCCAGCCCGTGGGGGCCGCCTCGCCCTCCGCGGCCGGACAGTCTGCGCAGACCCTCCCCGCCGGGACGCGGTCCGCCTCCCCGTCCGCGTCCGCCTCCGCCGAGGCTTCCCCGACCGCCTCGCCCTCGCCGTCCGCGTCCCCCGCCACCGTGTCCGCCTCCGCCAAGGCGCCCTCGCGTGCGCAGACCACCCCGCCCGCCCCCAAGCCGGCCCGCACGTCCGCCGCCCCCGCGCCGGCCCGGGTGCCCGGCCCCGGCTACGACAGTTCGGCCGACGCGCAGAAGCTGATCGACGCGGCGCTGGGCGCGGCCAAGGCCGACGGGCGGATGGTCCTGCTGGACTTCGGCGCCAACTGGTGCGGCAACTGCAAGGCGGCCGACAAGGTGTTCGCCCAGCCGCAGACCTCGGCGATCCTCGGCGCCTCCTACCACCTGGTCAAGATCGACATCGGGGGCGACAGCTCCGCCAACTCCGCGCTCCTGCGCAAGTACAGCCCTTCGGGCGGCAGTTACAAGATGCCCGTCCTCATCGTCGTCTCGCCGTCCGGTACGGTGCGCACCGACACCCACGCCACGGGCAACCCCGCCCTGACTTCGGAGGGGCTGGGCTCCTTCCTGCGCCAGTGGGCGTCATGA
- a CDS encoding CAP domain-containing protein — MSRSRTPGTPSRVEARRKKTVRTRIVLSLTVAAAAVAVGVAVADSDGGAGTGQRAGGATGPKSAAAGAGDGEATATPSPALSTPTADAASATGAAPSGTPGADASQSVAPATTAAEESSPAAPAPAQTRKPSRTPGSTTGGSGGSAGSGGSGGSGGSGGSSGGGASGSESAVLALVNKERSAAGCGPLAANAKLTAAARAYSDTMARSGVMSHTGPDGSTMTSRVEAAGYGWSRLGENIARGQADADAVMKAWMNSPGHKANILNCAFKEIGIGVHKGDGGPWWTQNFGTPR, encoded by the coding sequence ATGAGCCGCAGCCGAACTCCCGGAACCCCGTCCCGCGTCGAGGCGCGTCGGAAGAAGACGGTGCGCACGCGCATCGTGCTGTCCCTGACCGTGGCCGCCGCGGCGGTGGCGGTCGGGGTCGCGGTGGCCGATTCCGACGGCGGCGCGGGCACGGGCCAGCGGGCCGGTGGCGCCACCGGCCCCAAGTCCGCGGCAGCGGGCGCCGGCGACGGGGAGGCGACGGCGACCCCCTCGCCAGCCCTCTCCACGCCGACCGCCGACGCCGCGTCCGCGACGGGTGCGGCGCCGTCCGGTACGCCCGGCGCCGACGCCTCGCAATCCGTCGCTCCCGCCACGACGGCGGCGGAGGAGAGCAGCCCGGCCGCGCCGGCGCCGGCCCAGACCCGCAAGCCCTCGCGCACGCCCGGCTCGACGACAGGCGGCTCGGGCGGGTCGGCAGGCTCGGGTGGCTCGGGCGGGTCCGGCGGCTCGGGCGGTTCCTCCGGTGGCGGAGCCAGTGGCTCCGAGTCGGCGGTGCTCGCCCTGGTCAACAAGGAGCGCTCGGCCGCCGGTTGCGGCCCTCTGGCCGCGAACGCCAAGCTGACCGCCGCGGCCCGGGCGTACAGCGACACCATGGCCCGCAGCGGCGTCATGTCCCACACCGGCCCCGACGGGTCGACCATGACCAGCCGCGTGGAAGCCGCCGGGTACGGCTGGTCACGGCTCGGCGAGAACATAGCCCGCGGCCAGGCGGACGCCGACGCGGTCATGAAGGCGTGGATGAACAGCCCCGGCCACAAGGCCAACATCCTCAACTGCGCCTTCAAGGAGATCGGCATAGGCGTGCACAAGGGCGACGGCGGCCCCTGGTGGACACAGAACTTCGGGACGCCCAGGTAG
- a CDS encoding protein kinase domain-containing protein produces the protein MKPLETGDPTSVGEGRYRLVGRLGQGGMGVVYLGRSQSGRAVAVKVVRPELSTEPGFRRRFADEVSAARRVGGFHTAPVVDADPDGEPAWLVTAFVPGPTLQAVVARVGSLPLDTLTVLAAGLAEALEAIHRAGVVHRDLKPANIIVAEDGPRVIDFGIARALDGTALTQTGLQIGTPGFLAPEQLTSGAVTPAVDMFALGVVLAQAAGGSPFGDGPSAARHYKVVHEEPDLSAVPGELRAAVAACLSKDPRDRPTPTAFLGSLTVRHPAGDGWLPDAATQLLPRPEPSARPTAPDAPRATPAPETSAPTATGPGPASPLPGGAQVPEEPEASRPLTGTEATTRPEATTRPEAPRPAGTAPATQPEASEPAGAGRRSASEPLGAGRTEAGTVPATARPDNAEPRTRQPRTVPDTAGRPAPGPAEARQPQGGRARRRRAVVSAGLVVALAAGGLLVWRPWSGAAPDDSNKPAATGPTGSASGSASGSAAAAFPAEDMLIRQDTAPGWPGTCHGVIARRDASSAAPVRLVAGGACDVLPQWSPDRKSFAFTRTTPEGTAVWTADADGGSPRRVAAIAGGRVSWSPDGGQLAVLRQKDGVQQLFVVDVADGSARQLTSGTGPVEDPAWSPDGRHIAVSLQTRPENWQIHLVDPAAANRAPQQVTRLPHPALDAVWSPDGSTFAYTAGTYGTGGQGDIRLVNADGSGDRDLVATAAHEMDPAWSADGAWVAFVRGPYEKPVVWAVRTDRTGERALTAGGAAEGHPSWR, from the coding sequence ATGAAACCGCTCGAAACGGGCGATCCCACGTCGGTCGGCGAGGGCCGCTACCGGCTGGTGGGGCGGCTCGGGCAGGGGGGCATGGGTGTGGTCTACCTGGGCCGCTCCCAGTCCGGCCGTGCGGTGGCCGTCAAGGTGGTGCGGCCGGAGCTGAGCACCGAGCCGGGGTTCCGGCGCCGGTTCGCCGACGAGGTGTCGGCCGCGCGGCGGGTCGGCGGCTTCCACACCGCGCCGGTCGTCGACGCCGACCCGGACGGTGAGCCCGCCTGGCTGGTCACGGCCTTCGTGCCCGGTCCCACCCTGCAAGCGGTGGTGGCGCGGGTCGGGTCGCTGCCGCTGGACACGCTGACCGTCCTCGCGGCCGGCCTGGCCGAGGCGCTGGAGGCGATCCACCGGGCCGGGGTCGTCCACCGCGACCTCAAGCCCGCGAACATCATCGTCGCGGAGGACGGGCCGCGCGTCATCGACTTCGGCATCGCGCGCGCCCTGGACGGGACGGCCCTGACGCAGACCGGGCTGCAGATCGGCACGCCGGGGTTCCTGGCCCCGGAGCAGCTCACCAGCGGCGCGGTGACCCCCGCGGTCGACATGTTCGCGCTGGGGGTGGTGCTCGCCCAGGCCGCGGGCGGTTCCCCGTTCGGCGACGGCCCGTCGGCGGCCAGGCACTACAAGGTGGTGCACGAGGAGCCGGACCTGAGCGCCGTCCCCGGCGAACTCCGGGCGGCCGTCGCCGCCTGCCTGTCCAAGGACCCGCGGGACCGCCCCACCCCGACGGCCTTCCTGGGCAGCCTGACCGTCCGCCACCCGGCCGGTGACGGCTGGCTCCCGGACGCGGCGACACAGCTGCTCCCCCGGCCGGAACCGTCCGCCCGCCCCACCGCACCGGACGCACCGCGGGCCACGCCGGCACCGGAAACCTCCGCACCCACCGCCACGGGCCCCGGCCCGGCGAGCCCGCTGCCGGGCGGCGCGCAGGTGCCCGAGGAGCCGGAGGCATCCCGGCCGCTGACCGGCACGGAAGCGACCACCCGTCCGGAAGCGACCACCCGTCCGGAGGCGCCCCGGCCGGCCGGCACGGCACCGGCCACGCAGCCGGAGGCCTCCGAGCCCGCCGGCGCGGGGCGCCGTTCGGCATCGGAGCCCCTCGGGGCCGGCCGGACGGAAGCCGGTACCGTGCCGGCGACCGCCCGGCCCGACAACGCGGAGCCCCGTACCCGGCAGCCACGGACCGTGCCGGACACCGCGGGGCGGCCTGCGCCCGGGCCCGCCGAGGCACGGCAGCCGCAGGGCGGGCGGGCCCGGCGACGTCGCGCGGTGGTATCGGCCGGGCTCGTGGTCGCCCTCGCCGCCGGCGGCCTGCTCGTGTGGCGGCCCTGGAGCGGCGCCGCTCCGGACGACTCCAACAAGCCCGCCGCGACCGGCCCCACCGGATCCGCGTCCGGATCCGCGTCCGGATCCGCGGCCGCCGCGTTCCCGGCCGAGGACATGCTGATCCGGCAGGACACCGCGCCCGGCTGGCCGGGGACCTGTCACGGTGTCATCGCCCGCCGCGACGCCTCGTCGGCCGCGCCGGTGCGGCTCGTCGCGGGCGGCGCGTGCGACGTCCTGCCCCAGTGGTCGCCCGACCGGAAATCCTTCGCGTTCACCCGCACCACGCCCGAGGGCACCGCCGTCTGGACCGCCGACGCCGACGGCGGCAGCCCGCGGCGGGTGGCCGCGATCGCCGGCGGCAGGGTGTCCTGGTCGCCGGACGGCGGCCAGCTCGCCGTCCTGCGCCAGAAGGACGGCGTACAGCAGCTGTTCGTGGTCGACGTCGCCGACGGCTCCGCCCGCCAGCTCACCTCGGGCACCGGCCCGGTCGAGGATCCCGCGTGGTCGCCGGACGGCAGGCACATCGCGGTCTCCCTGCAGACGCGGCCCGAGAACTGGCAGATCCACCTGGTCGACCCCGCCGCCGCCAACCGGGCCCCGCAGCAGGTGACCCGGCTCCCCCACCCGGCACTCGACGCCGTGTGGTCCCCGGACGGCTCGACCTTCGCGTACACCGCCGGAACCTACGGCACGGGCGGCCAGGGCGACATCCGCCTGGTGAACGCCGACGGCTCCGGCGACCGCGACCTGGTGGCAACCGCCGCCCACGAGATGGACCCCGCCTGGTCCGCCGACGGCGCCTGGGTGGCCTTCGTCCGCGGCCCGTACGAGAAGCCCGTGGTCTGGGCCGTGCGCACGGACCGGACCGGCGAGCGCGCGCTCACCGCCGGCGGCGCCGCCGAGGGCCATCCCTCCTGGCGCTGA
- a CDS encoding discoidin domain-containing protein — MQSRRRFAFPRLLRRSHLLMAFGLGSLLIGLTPWLGVAGPAAAGRAPAPRPAPVPFDQQTADRSPHHGIAPANAMEPAAPALDRTGWTATASDEETGGENGRAANVLDGDTATLWHSRWSGTPAPLPHSITIDMRRTTVVSALVYQPRTNGPNGRVGEYAISVSTSGQEWGTPVATGTLADDAGAKTLGFAPQGARFVRLTALTEAGGRGPWTSAAEINLLGDPGTPAATVDLSRTGWTATASDEETGGENGRAANVLDGDTATLWHSRWSGTPAPLPHSITIDTRRTTAVSALVYHPRATGANGRAGAYTVTTSTDGTAFGAPVAAGTWRDDDTVKTATFTRTENARFIRLTVTTEAGGRGPWTSAGEIRLSGPASPAVHGSWDRIIGFPLVPVATAALPGGKLLAWSAYAVDRFGGSSGYTQTAILDLKTGKVTQRRIDHTGHDMFCPGIAMLADGRVLVTGGSNAEKASVYDPATDTWSATTSMNTARGYQAMTLLSTGEAFVLGGSWSGTAGDKGAEVWSPDTRTWRGLPGVPAASALTADPAGPYRADNHMWLHATSGGKVLQLGPSKQMNWISTTGQGGVTSAGTRADSQDAMTGNAVAYDIGKLLTLGGSPAYEKTPATRRAYTVGISGSQVQAARTGDMEHARAFGNSVVLPDGKVAVFGGQAYPVPFSDATSVLTPELWDPSTGTFTPLATMAVPRNYHSVANLLPDGRIFSGGGGLCGDCATNHPDGSVFTPPYLLNADGSPKPRPVITGGVPPRTAPGTSLTVSTQDPVASFVLMRASAATHSTDNDQRRVPLASTATGTGTYTVSVPADTGVVLPGTYMLFALDAQGVPSTAEFLTVS; from the coding sequence TTGCAGTCCAGGCGCCGCTTCGCCTTTCCTCGCCTGTTACGCCGGTCCCACCTGCTCATGGCCTTCGGCCTCGGCTCGCTGCTGATCGGCCTGACGCCGTGGCTCGGCGTCGCGGGCCCCGCGGCGGCCGGCCGGGCCCCGGCGCCCCGGCCCGCGCCCGTGCCCTTCGACCAGCAGACGGCCGACCGTTCCCCGCACCACGGCATCGCGCCGGCGAACGCCATGGAACCCGCAGCCCCGGCCCTGGACCGCACCGGCTGGACCGCCACCGCGAGCGACGAGGAGACCGGCGGCGAGAACGGCCGGGCGGCCAACGTCCTCGACGGCGACACCGCCACCCTGTGGCACAGCCGTTGGTCCGGCACCCCGGCCCCGCTGCCGCACAGCATCACCATCGACATGCGGCGCACGACGGTCGTCTCCGCACTCGTCTACCAGCCGCGCACCAACGGTCCCAACGGCCGCGTCGGCGAGTACGCCATCAGCGTCAGTACGAGCGGACAGGAATGGGGGACCCCCGTCGCCACCGGCACCCTCGCCGACGACGCCGGAGCCAAGACCCTCGGGTTCGCCCCCCAGGGAGCCCGGTTCGTACGGCTGACCGCCCTCACCGAGGCCGGCGGCCGCGGCCCGTGGACCTCCGCCGCCGAGATCAACCTGCTGGGCGACCCCGGCACCCCGGCCGCCACCGTCGACCTGTCCCGCACCGGCTGGACCGCCACCGCGAGCGACGAGGAGACCGGCGGCGAGAACGGCCGGGCGGCCAACGTCCTCGACGGCGACACCGCCACCCTGTGGCACAGCCGTTGGTCCGGCACCCCGGCCCCGCTGCCGCACAGCATCACCATCGACACCCGGCGCACGACAGCGGTCTCCGCGCTCGTCTACCACCCCCGCGCCACCGGGGCCAACGGCCGGGCCGGCGCCTACACCGTCACCACCAGCACGGACGGCACGGCCTTCGGAGCGCCGGTCGCCGCGGGCACCTGGCGGGACGACGACACCGTCAAGACCGCCACCTTCACCCGCACCGAGAACGCCCGCTTCATACGTCTGACCGTGACCACCGAGGCCGGCGGCCGCGGCCCGTGGACCTCCGCCGGCGAGATACGCCTGAGCGGACCGGCCAGCCCGGCCGTCCACGGCTCCTGGGACCGGATCATCGGCTTCCCCCTGGTGCCCGTGGCCACCGCCGCCCTGCCCGGCGGCAAGCTGCTGGCCTGGTCGGCGTACGCGGTCGACCGCTTCGGCGGCAGCAGCGGCTACACCCAGACCGCGATCCTGGACCTGAAGACCGGCAAGGTCACCCAGCGCCGCATCGACCACACCGGCCACGACATGTTCTGCCCCGGCATCGCCATGCTGGCCGACGGCCGCGTGCTGGTCACCGGGGGGAGCAACGCGGAGAAGGCGAGCGTCTACGACCCCGCCACCGACACGTGGTCCGCCACCACCAGCATGAACACCGCCCGCGGCTACCAGGCCATGACCCTGCTCTCCACCGGTGAGGCCTTCGTTCTGGGCGGCTCCTGGAGCGGAACCGCGGGGGACAAGGGCGCCGAGGTCTGGTCCCCGGACACCCGCACCTGGCGGGGGCTCCCCGGCGTTCCGGCCGCCTCCGCCCTGACGGCCGACCCGGCCGGACCCTACCGGGCCGACAACCACATGTGGCTGCACGCCACTTCGGGCGGCAAGGTCCTCCAGCTGGGGCCGAGCAAGCAGATGAACTGGATCTCGACCACCGGCCAGGGCGGCGTCACCTCCGCCGGCACCCGGGCCGACAGCCAGGACGCCATGACCGGCAACGCCGTCGCCTACGACATCGGCAAACTGCTCACCCTGGGCGGCTCGCCCGCCTACGAGAAGACCCCCGCCACCCGGCGCGCCTACACCGTCGGCATCTCCGGCAGCCAGGTCCAGGCCGCCCGCACGGGCGACATGGAGCACGCCCGCGCCTTCGGCAACAGCGTGGTCCTGCCCGACGGCAAGGTGGCCGTCTTCGGCGGACAGGCCTACCCGGTGCCGTTCAGCGATGCGACCTCCGTGCTGACCCCCGAGCTGTGGGACCCGTCGACCGGCACCTTCACCCCGCTCGCCACCATGGCCGTCCCGCGCAACTACCACAGCGTGGCCAACCTCCTGCCGGACGGGCGGATCTTCTCCGGCGGCGGCGGCCTGTGCGGCGACTGCGCGACCAACCATCCCGACGGGTCCGTCTTCACCCCGCCCTACCTGCTCAACGCGGACGGATCGCCGAAACCGCGCCCCGTCATCACCGGAGGGGTGCCGCCCAGGACGGCCCCCGGCACCTCGCTCACCGTGAGCACCCAGGACCCGGTGGCGTCCTTCGTCCTGATGCGGGCCTCGGCCGCGACCCACTCCACCGACAACGACCAGCGGCGGGTCCCCCTCGCCTCCACGGCCACGGGAACCGGCACGTACACGGTGTCCGTACCCGCCGACACCGGCGTGGTCCTGCCCGGGACCTACATGCTCTTCGCGCTCGACGCCCAAGGGGTGCCGAGCACCGCCGAGTTCCTCACCGTCTCCTGA
- a CDS encoding VOC family protein yields the protein MDIELSQCFIAVDDHDKALAFYRDALGLEVRGDVGYEAMRWVTLGSPAQPDVAIVLEPPLADPNASPADRQAMADLLAKGLLRGVVFSTGDCDATFERVRAAGGEVLQEPIDQHYGVRDCAFRDPSGNMVRFAQSRKP from the coding sequence ATGGACATCGAACTCTCCCAGTGCTTCATCGCGGTCGACGACCACGACAAGGCGCTCGCCTTCTACCGCGACGCCCTCGGCCTGGAGGTGCGGGGCGACGTCGGGTACGAGGCGATGCGCTGGGTGACCCTCGGGTCGCCCGCGCAGCCGGACGTGGCGATCGTCCTCGAGCCGCCGCTGGCCGACCCCAACGCCTCGCCGGCCGACCGGCAGGCCATGGCGGACCTGCTGGCCAAGGGCCTGCTGCGCGGGGTGGTCTTCTCCACCGGCGACTGCGACGCCACCTTCGAGCGGGTCAGGGCCGCCGGCGGCGAGGTCCTGCAGGAGCCGATCGACCAGCATTACGGCGTGCGCGACTGCGCCTTCCGCGACCCGTCCGGCAACATGGTCCGCTTCGCCCAGTCCCGCAAGCCGTAG